Below is a genomic region from Scytonema millei VB511283.
TGATCTCTTCTCGACCGCGATAGAGAGAAATGTAACCAGGTTGCTTTCCTACATAGCCGTAGTCCGCATCCGCCATTTCCCCAGGACCATTGACAATACATCCCATAACGGCAATATCTAAACCTGTTAGGTGCTTAGTTGCCTCTCTAACTTTATGCAACACTTCCTCTAAATTAAAGAGGGTGCGTCCGCAAGAAGGACAGGCAACGTACTCTACCATTGTTTTTCGCAAACCTAAAGATTGCAGAATGCTGTAACAAACGGGAATTTCTTTTTCTGGCGCTTCTGTCAGCGATACGCGGATGGTATCGCCAATCCCTTCAGCTAATAGCGTCCCAATCCCAGCAGTAGATTTGATTCGACCGTATTCGCCATCTCCAGCTTCCGTCACGCCTAGATGCAAAGGATAGTCCATGCCTAGCTCATTCATACGCTTAACCATCAAACGATTGGCAGCGATCATCACAGGCACTCGCGATGCTTTAAGAGAAATTACTAAGTTGCGGAAGTCCAGCGATTCGCAAATCCGAATGAATTCCAGCGCTGACTCTACCATTCCTTCTGGGGTGTCGCCGTAGGTAAACAGCATTCTTTCTGCCAAGGAGCCGTGATTCACGCCAATCCGCATGGCTTTACCCTGGTCGCGCAAGCAGACTACCAGTGGTTCCAAAGTTTGACGAATCTTGTCTCCAATTTCCTCGAATTCTGTTTGACTGTACTCGGTGCGATTGGATTTAGGTTTTTCAAATACGTACAAGCCGGGATTGATCCGCACTTTATCGATGTGCTTGGCAACTTCCAAGGCAATTTTCATCCCATTATGATGCACGTCAGCCACAATTGGGACTGGTTGGTAAGAGGCATACAACTTTTGTTTGATTTCTGCCAGGGCTTGAGCGTGTGCCATACTTGGTACGGTTACGCGGACTATTTCGCAGCCAATTTCATGTAGGCGACGAATAGCAGCAACGGAACCATCTATGTCCAGGGTGTCTTCGTTGATCATGGATTGCACCACCACCGGATGACCGCCACCAATCGTGACGTTTCCTACCTGAATCGGACGAGTCTGGCGGCGATGGATAGTAGTATCGGTGGAAAGTTCGCCAGAAGAAGATTTTACTGTAGCTGGGTTCGGGAGAGTCTGCATAACCTGTTGGCTGAATTTTTGTAGCGAGATTATCAGATGAGTCTATCTGTTTCTCAGATTGCCACAAATTAGGGACAGGGGGCTAGTTATCAGTTATCAGTTATCAGTAAGTGCGTGGTGCGTGGTGCGTCAACTCTCTCCCTCAGCTCCCGATCGCGCTCCCTCAGCTCTCTTTCCCCTGCTCCCTACTCCCTGCTCTCTGCTCCCTGAGTTAATAGCTGCTTCAAAGCTAGCCAGATAAACAGGGGCATGGTGGTAGTATATCTTTTCCAGAGTCTACGTGGTTCTTGAACTAATCTGTAAAACCACTCCAAACCAAAGTTTCTCATCCACAAGGGAGCGCGTTTGTGAATTCCTGCATACACTGGAAATACTCCGCCTACACCGATCGTGACGGCATGGATTTTGCCTTTATGTCGATCCATCCAATATTCTTGCTTCGGACATCCTAGAGCGACTAACACAATTCCAGCTCCACTATCATGGATTTTTTGAATGACCGCCGCATCCTCTGCTTTTGTAAGCGGACGGAATGGTAATGGCTCCATTCCGGCAATTTCTAAAGCGGGAAAGTCACCCTCTAAGCGCTTTCGCATCTGTTCTAATATGGAGGCTTCCGAACCAAGAAAAAAGACTTTTATCCGACGCTGGGGAGCCTGTTGACAAATAGATAACATGATGTCTAGCCCAGCAACGCGATTCTGATGCTGCGCGCCCATTAGTTTCATCATCCATACTAAGGGCATACCATCAGGAGTGACTAAATCTGCACGAGCTAACACTGCATAAAATTCTGGATGCCAGTAGGCTTCTGTCAGCATATGGACATTCGCCACACACACAAATCGGCTAGAACGGCTGCTAGCCCACTCCAATATCATGTCTATTTGGCGATCGAAAGGTGCTACCGTGACTGGTGAGCCAATCACACAAATTCTGATTTGAGGAATTTCAGCCGGAATAACTTCTAACTCCAATTTATTTACTGGAGTATGAAACGATTGAGCGATCGCTAGACCGGAGAAATCCGATGTTATTTGTTGGATTAACTCCACTGTTTCTACTTTATTTGTTGTATCAAATCTCATTTCCC
It encodes:
- the ispG gene encoding (E)-4-hydroxy-3-methylbut-2-enyl-diphosphate synthase, whose translation is MQTLPNPATVKSSSGELSTDTTIHRRQTRPIQVGNVTIGGGHPVVVQSMINEDTLDIDGSVAAIRRLHEIGCEIVRVTVPSMAHAQALAEIKQKLYASYQPVPIVADVHHNGMKIALEVAKHIDKVRINPGLYVFEKPKSNRTEYSQTEFEEIGDKIRQTLEPLVVCLRDQGKAMRIGVNHGSLAERMLFTYGDTPEGMVESALEFIRICESLDFRNLVISLKASRVPVMIAANRLMVKRMNELGMDYPLHLGVTEAGDGEYGRIKSTAGIGTLLAEGIGDTIRVSLTEAPEKEIPVCYSILQSLGLRKTMVEYVACPSCGRTLFNLEEVLHKVREATKHLTGLDIAVMGCIVNGPGEMADADYGYVGKQPGYISLYRGREEIKRVPEDRGVEELINLIKADDRWVDP
- a CDS encoding WecB/TagA/CpsF family glycosyltransferase, which produces MRFDTTNKVETVELIQQITSDFSGLAIAQSFHTPVNKLELEVIPAEIPQIRICVIGSPVTVAPFDRQIDMILEWASSRSSRFVCVANVHMLTEAYWHPEFYAVLARADLVTPDGMPLVWMMKLMGAQHQNRVAGLDIMLSICQQAPQRRIKVFFLGSEASILEQMRKRLEGDFPALEIAGMEPLPFRPLTKAEDAAVIQKIHDSGAGIVLVALGCPKQEYWMDRHKGKIHAVTIGVGGVFPVYAGIHKRAPLWMRNFGLEWFYRLVQEPRRLWKRYTTTMPLFIWLALKQLLTQGAESRE